One window from the genome of Osmerus eperlanus chromosome 3, fOsmEpe2.1, whole genome shotgun sequence encodes:
- the xirp2b gene encoding xin actin-binding repeat-containing protein 2 isoform X4, translating into MATDQTDAFSGVMEESEVCSLPGGLASVRKQFEAQETATSHNVTQFHVHHRSVQEVSSSEVTVRGNVRHVIPANQHIHFYQNDMATHEENNLTSSYDNHDQETEDDLPRLTTKELRDRFEKTIEEAAPSKKVKMERDVNRSQWSCNVSQKVSTGEMYEVSACEDSNQGVFDYEDAEYFPPPPPEESENLPPPPPDLLQLLPDSPDMPEEFYSPEPPEASYTSKQPMNREEYSKQRNLFELKRLYKHIHPEVRKNIEKEYHTNVSETQQLDCQEYMYYDDGSSPNNISISPDQEYLEWDEILHGEVQSMRWMFENKPLDAIKDELPEEDDDKKITQQEIIVGKDVRRTAWMFETQPMDELGSHNTESTAYRNKFNKLDKGEVRAAAWLFETQPMEMLNRRLGEQELTKELVFTEEDVNSTVYMVESQYMETLGHTETIDESHLLSLRSVLEEIKGEAKIVTSTFETQFTCVLMGQAAGQLLEIKSVRKVEMETQSSTTSRWLFDTQPLDMTAKTCTTVKLVCSLSLEDNNRSSWGRWLFETKTLDALNYDWESTKLQREEIVGADVRKHCMVFETQPMDSLKDDSNARPPTIEEVIGGNVRSARHFFETSPKSAAKNGLEVGKLKKALTHEEERGDVRHQKWLFETQPLEQIREEKKEVVRTVNLQEDLTQEDGTTVKANVRKNCWVFETQPMDTLKDDSNSKPSSKEEIISGNVRSARNYFETVPSDDLKDLAEVGKLQKMVALEEEKGDVRHQKWLFESQPLESIRDEKKEVVRTVDLGEMNKGDVSNYKKIFETTDLSRKDESQKILVEGVTCGSVKSNKDLFESTTMYAMQDSSGHYHEVRTVRREEVVKGDVTSCKWMFETRPIDQFDESINNFQIIKGISKQEVESGDVKTAKWLFETQPLDAIKYFSNMEDEEDVGTAEKVDVVKGDVKTCKWLFETKPMDVLYERAEIKVEDESEEIHKGDVKTCTWLFETQALDTIRDETETVLKACTVKQDDVQGKDVRMACFLFETENLENLTGEEEGFKRITEIDVQSGDVSHMKCIFENQTSDIMTSTSKEVMHKLKSLQSEDIQKGNVVNCRWLFENQSIDTIRDSQDESVSGRTVKDVQGGNVDKGRFIFETYTLDKIQEVSSETEETDVTKMQKIVREDEEKGDVKNYTMMFETQPLYAIQDKEGHYHEVTTVTSEEVMRGDVVGSRWLFETKPLDSIRDTDEVYIIKSVTQEDVQKGDVTSAKWRFETQPLDRIAEDKKMFVKTVDDIQGGDVRMNKRRFESDDPAQTSVRTVNVSEIQKGDVRTAKWMFETQTIDKIRSMSSENIVETVMKEEVAKGDVKQSVWLFEKNPLDHIKEVDENGIFTREEIPKADVQTTTWLFETTPFHDFNETNTEKTEIVGKSIKGTLEELYSQKMVSSKGILLEADEIGDIRMAKYQLMNKQAPEIQKEEVIRGDMQSIMMNLLNRRDTRESGIVIDSEEKGNISTTVQQLFSQERDSTVEKEEIIRGDIQEAVSSLLKEAGSAKRGVLIQEDEKGDVRMTIYSLLNKQDDVSMEKEDIVRGNIKSALQSLSSLENSEQIRIKVDDSEKGNVNFFSTCIESGALDYLKQLQVGPDEVLPDKAQKEEIVGGDIKGTKLILGRSQAQIERTVEDIVPGDVHSTVKVFMTEPMASMDGLQKEEIVRGDLRATMNSLSQSVNQSVVVEKEEVVKGNITKSLRCLEKAQKRYKEVEKPDIVRGNIKGALRSLELSATSRVENMVEDLVAGDVKGTLKSLAKATHLVKEVEKEEIVGGDIHSAMMCLQDASSDRRVFQHEIDVQGDVRGTIQLLLEAPASPRMQRRPSTEGDVKMSIRSLYDTQEIQEQSQSEKEEVLKGDVKGTIKSLLETAKREAPKIKIGAYRRVKTPVKAEIKATPVATTQSADAQRNVQKIRTANSSKTENSTVENHSHSTQSTISTTESQTTQQSATVVEHKTITQNHDIKTLKTEFRNLNSNRKGFIKLDKTKVKRGVYVPKPTLQESDLPLPPPPPSMSEHDNQCPTPPPPISDIPPPPTPPPAVDSELDALPPPPSPPPGTTEQDFLPPPPSQQELDSMPSQTPHPAPAKATKMIVKKVKAPVLQKVPKLGPQVQVQTNRMVQSATNTTTARTSVVETSQSQTESVGHSSKTISSEIPMPPVSPRPLRNVCVSPVRFTPPPSPPPSIKAKSNMSRFTTPLIKAEEKYRKLKDDDPSPAIPGPVSTYDSVTAEPEMVSSEGAGTEQSKQSSVTFDFTQEMAKKTVTKVQSDTVSSESSKRVKNSDTPSSTALITAVNVKNLPDSTVISSTKQHIVSNQSSKVASVQEITSFSSSTQQTFTEMKQQTASSSSQQSQSIETNKVQTSTSAVTKNDSIQTDKKEFKNLKTKGSDKSGVKKITEKAVASVKVTAKSELTTERKGKADKSLQSEDKKIKDNLPVAEKVAHPPTKTENTITVKNVKMGKSPQSENKKINENEKVPNQPSITVTATQEAVVNAGNSAHKTRKSIKQDTQVEIKDTRQTSESEKEKVVVEKRVEKVAEPGVKQDTQTDLSAAPEAKDNQPPATPTPKRKKKKSRKPNGVTQAAPAEAAASVSEKSSSVSEKSPSVSEKSSSVSEKSPSVSEKSPSVSEKSSSVSEKSLQNQEVTVIQMHAGVKEEHSKVHKEVIITESKVYQSFQQQETVTVQKQVKASQKKKGETGVKSKEGCKNVAVKVTDKPAQRQPVTMSTESTRDVQRQAEVQKLISHIIELQGATGQIDSKSVKTLLNTVPEWLMGSEEKSDLEEKATEHNMEKLIEIVQYVKKLTEATLTYLEGKGTVEKHECEQVSEKIVIGGTTQRISKISIGSAKVECQKKVVEKKKTSHESKKQETISVKLSDPRTPSPSLKMRPPSPTYITIESARRTDSPQRVTPSPTPLHRPATPPTPPPRRSDTPTSRINRVTPSPTFDRAENLTRLKDTTAKLSRGVTPPPILPPQQITEKKSEIVESPASFHRQIKTETHVVKLSDTASDNTSVREESACFVDAQRRLGVDTDKPADHLEQFTEGNASFRQTDSDATAETSDSSTVITSVRDKTEFFEEARKAKVNKTYVRKEPIDIPERLGPDTEEPEAEHQEKEEDLLKVDLSGLVNKFETPEEKIYIRKEPIVIADRLGAEMEKPEADSEKSESLEDEMPTFDIRTIKNVFELGEASAAFKEEKNKQEELETASGSSKQEGPQGTEGSSWQSTPSPPRQDEVETKPAQPTGFSGTKSVTEQFSSVDEFGNKTVGSRCITTVSQHSKTLSASPVPVYKTLSASPVPVYKTLSASPVPVYKTLSASPVPVYKTLSASPVPVPFSYADAVKRKAQELKAAEARAEASTEELLQNFHKTWTESENVFKSLGYNVSEERAAHVVSHQTVTTGSSSQVGAVYCVSEEGLSHGCSNSGQKKVP; encoded by the exons ATGGCCACAGACCAGACAGACGCCTTCAgtggg GTCATGGAGGAGTCGGAGGTGTGTTCCCTGCCTGGGGGGCTCGCCAGCGTCAGAAAACAATTTGAAGCCCAGGAAACGGCAACATCGCACAATGTGACCCAGTTCCATGTCCATCACAGAAGCGTGCAG GAAGTGTCCAGCTCTGAGGTCACAGTGAGAGGCAACGTCAGACACGTCATCCCAGCCAATCAGCACATCCATTTCTACCAGAATGACATG GCCACACACGAGGAAAACAACTTGACCTCCAGTTATGACAACCATGATCAGGAAACAG AGGATGACCTCCCAAGACTCACCACCAAGGAGCTGAGGGATCGCTTTGAAAAAACCATAGAAGAAGCTGCTCCCAGCAAGAAAGTAAAG ATGGAACGTGATGTAAACCGCTCTCAGTGGTCCTGCAATGTATCTCAAAAAGTCTCAACTGGTGAGATGTACGAAGTGTCAGCTTGTGAAGACTCAAACCAAGGTGTCTTTGACTATGAAGACGCTGAATacttccctccaccaccacctgagGAATCAGAGAAccttccgcctcctcctccagacttaCTGCAGCTCCTGCCAGACAGTCCAGACATGCCAGAAGAATTCTACTCCCCGGAGCCCCCAGAAGCAAGTTACACATCCAAACAACCAATGAACCGCGAGGAGTACTCAAAGCAGAGAAACCTCTTCGAGTTGAAACGTCTCTACAAGCACATCCATCCCGAGGTTCGCAAGAACATCGAGAAAGAGTACCACACCAATGTGTCTGAGACACAACAACTAGACTGCCAGGAATACATGTACTACGACGACGGCAGCAGTCCTAACAACATCAGCATCAGCCCAGACCAAGAGTATCTGGAATGGGATGAAATCCTCCACGGGGAGGTTCAGTCGATGCGCTGGATGTTTGAAAACAAACCGTTGGACGCCATCAAAGACGAGCTCCCCGAGGAGGACGACGATAAGAAGATCACCCAGCAGGAGATCATCGTGGGGAAGGACGTGAGGCGCACGGCGTGGATGTTTGAGACCCAGCCCATGGACGAGCTGGGCTCTCACAACACAGAGTCCACAGCATACAGGAACAAGTTCAACAAGCTGGACAAAGGAGAGGTCCGTGCCGCCGCCTGGCTGTTCGAGACCCAGCCCATGGAGATGCTCAacaggaggctgggggagcaggAGCTAACCAAAGAGCTCGTGTTCACCGAAGAGGACGTGAACTCCACCGTGTACATGGTGGAGAGTCAGTACATGGAAACGCTGGGTCACACCGAGACCATCGACGAGAGCCACCTGCTCAGCCTGAGGTCCGTCCTGGAGGAGATCAAAGGAGAAGCGAAGATCGTCACCAGCACCTTTGAGACCCAGTTCACGTGCGTCCTCATGGGACAGGCAGCGGGGCAGCTGCTGGAGATCAAGTCTGTgaggaaggtggagatggagacccagtcctccaccacctctcgcTGGCTGTTTGACACCCAGCCCCTGGACATGACCGCCAAGACGTGCACCACTGTGAAGTTGGTGTGCAGCCTCTCCTTGGAAGACAACAACAGAAGCAGCTGGGGTAGGTGGCTCTTTGAGACCAAGACGTTGGACGCTTTAAACTATGACTGGGAAAGTACCAagctgcagagggaggagatcGTAGGCGCTGACGTTAGGAAACACTGCATGGTGTTTGAAACTCAGCCCATGGACTCTCTGAAGGACGACTCAAACGCCAGACCCCCTACCATAGAGGAAGTCATCGGGGGTAACGTCCGATCCGCAAGACACTTTTTTGAGACCAGTCCAAAGTCCGCTGCTAAGAATGGTCTTGAGGTGGGGAAGCTTAAAAAGGCTCTGACgcacgaggaggagagaggagatgtgagACATCAGAAGTGGCTGTTTGAGACTCAACCATTGGAGCAAataagagaagagaaaaaagaggttGTTCGCACCGTGAACCTGCAGGAAGACCTCACTCAGGAGGATGGCACAACCGTCAAGGCCAACGTCCGAAAGAACTGCTGGGTTTTTGAGACACAGCCCATGGATACACTGAAAGACGATTCCAACTCGAAGCCCTCATCTAAGGAGGAGATTATTTCCGGTAATGTCAGATCAGCAAGAAACTATTTTGAGACAGTCCCAAGTGACGATTTGAAAGATCTTGCTGAGGTGGGTAAACTACAAAAAATGGTAGCCCTggaagaagagaagggggaTGTTAGACACCAAAAGTGGCTTTTTGAAAGCCAACCCCTGGAGAGCATTAGAGATGAGAAGAAGGAGGTGGTTCGCACCGTCGACCTCGGGGAGATGAATAAAGGGGATGTCTCAAACTACAAGAAGATATTTGAAACTACAGACCTGAGCAGAAAGGATGAATCTCAAAAGATCCTTGTAGAAGGTGTCACGTGTGGCTCTGTGAAATCGAACAAAGACCTCTTTGAGTCGACAACCATGTACGCCATGCAGGACAGCTCCGGACACTACCACGAGGTGAGGACCGTGCGCCGTGAAGAGGTGGTCAAAGGAGATGTGACATCTTGCAAATGGATGTTCGAAACTCGCCCTATAGACCAATTTGATGAAAGCATAAACAATTTCCAAATTATCAAGGGGATATCCAAACAAGAGGTCGAGTCTGGGGACGTGAAAACCGCCAAGTGGCTGTTTGAAACACAGCCTCTCGATGCTATTAAATACTTCAGCAATATGGAGGATGAAGAAGATGTTGGGACTGCAGAGAAAGTTGACGTTGTGAAAGGTGATGTGAAAACCTGCAAGTGGCTGTTTGAGACTAAACCAATGGACGTCCTCTACGAGAGGGCTGAAATCAAAGTTGAGGATGAAAGTGAAGAGATTCACAAAGGAGATGTGAAGACCTGCACGTGGCTGTTTGAGACACAAGCGCTCGATACTATCCGAGATGAGACAGAAACGGTTCTGAAAGCGTGTACTGTGAAACAAGACGACGTCCAGGGCAAGGACGTACGAATGGCTTGCTTCCTCTTTGAGACCGAGAACCTTGAGAATCTcacgggggaggaggaaggtttTAAGAGAATAACTGAGATAGACGTTCAATCTGGGGACGTGTCTCACATGAAGTGTATCTTTGAGAACCAGACATCAGATATCATGACCTCCACATCTAAGGAAGTCATGCACAAGCTGAAGAGCCTTCAGTCAGAGGATATACAGAAAGGAAATGTTGTCAACTGCAGATGGCTCTTTGAGAACCAATCCATAGATACGATTCGTGACAGCCAAGATGAATCTGTAAGCGGCCGTACTGTGAAGGACGTGCAAGGCGGCAATGTCGATAAAGGTCGTTTTATTTTTGAGACCTACACCTTGGACAAAATTCAAGAGGTGTCTTCcgagacagaggagacagacGTCACGAAAATGCAGAAAATCGTCCGCGAAGACGAAGAGAAAGGGGATGTGAAGAACTACACCATGATGTTCGAAACTCAGCCCCTGTACGCCATTCAGGACAAAGAAGGGCATTACCATGAGGTCACGACCGTCACCAGTGAGGAGGTCATGCGTGGAGATGTGGTAGGGTCTCGATGGTTATTTGAAACCAAGCCCCTTGATTCTATCAGAGATACTGACGAGGTCTACATAATCAAGTCTGTCACACAGGAGGACGTTCAGAAAGGAGATGTGACTTCCGCAAAGTGGAGATTTGAGACGCAGCCTCTAGACAGGATCGCCGAGGACAAAAAGATGTTCGTCAAAACCGTAGATGATATTCAAGGAGGAGACGTCCGAATGAACAAAAGACGCTTTGAGTCGGACGACCCGGCGCAGACGTCTGTTCGAACGGTGAATGTCAGCGAGATTCAAAAAGGCGATGTGAGGACAGCCAAATGGATGTTTGAAACCCAGACAATTGACAAAATACGTAGCATGAGCTCTGAAAATATTGTGGAGACAGtcatgaaggaggaggtggcaAAGGGAGATGTGAAACAATCAGTTTGGCTCTTTGAGAAGAATCCCCTCGACCACATTAAAGAGGTGGATGAGAACGGCATATTCACTAGAGAAGAAATCCCCAAGGCAGACGTGCAGACAACAACATGGCTGTTTGAAACCACTCCGTTCCACGACTTTAACGAGACCAATACGGAGAAGACGGAAATCGTGGGGAAAAGTATCAAAGGAACCCTTGAGGAACTCTACAGTCAGAAAATGGTAAGTTCAAAAGGAATTCTCCTTGAAGCAGATGAAATTGGGGATATTAGAATGGCAAAATACCAGCTAATGAATAAGCAGGCTCCAGAGAtccagaaggaggaggtgatacGCGGGGACATGCAGAGCATCATGATGAACCTCCTGAACAGACGAGACACACGGGAGAGCGGCATCGTGATCGATTCAGAAGAGAAAGGAAACATCAGCACAACAGTGCAGCAGCTGTtcagccaggagagagacagcactgtGGAAAAAGAGGAAATCATTCGAGGAGACATTCAGGAAGCGGTGAGCAGTCTTCTGAAGGAGGCAGGCTCCGCCAAACGCGGCGTGCTCATccaggaggatgagaagggagACGTGAGGATGACAATATATTCCCTCCTAAATAAACAAGACGACGTGAGCATGGAGAAAGAGGACATCGTCAGGGGCAACATTAAGAGCGCGCTCCAGAGCCTGTCAAGCCTGGAGAACTCGGAACAGATAAGGATAAAGGTAGACGACTCCGAAAAGGGAAATGTCAACTTTTTCTCCACGTGTATCGAATCGGGAGCACTTGACTATCTCAAACAGCTCCAAGTAGGGCCGGATGAAGTTCTGCCTGACAAAGCCCAGAAAGAGGAGATAGTTGGAGGTGACATTAAAGGAACAAAACTCATTCTGGGACGCAGCCAAGCACAGATTGAACGTACGGTCGAGGATATTGTTCCTGGAGATGTTCACAGCACTGTGAAGGTTTTCATGACCGAACCGATGGCCTCCATGGATGGTCTGCAGAAAGAGGAAATTGTGAGGGGGGATTTAAGGGCGACTATGAATTCCTTGTCACAGTCAGTGAACCAGTCTGTGGtggtggagaaagaggaagtAGTAAAAGGCAACATAACCAAATCTCTGCGCTGCCTGGAGAAGGCTCAGAAACGCTACAAGGAGGTGGAGAAGCCAGATATCGTCCGGGGCAACATTAAAGGAGCCCTGAGGTCCCTTGAGTTGTCAGCGACCTCCAGAGTTGAAAACATGGTCGAGGATCTCGTGGCCGGAGATGTCAAAGGAACCTTGAAGTCTCTGGCGAAGGCGACCCACCTGGTGAAGGAGGTGGAAAAGGAGGAGATTGTGGGGGGGGACATTCATTCAGCGATGATGTGCCTGCAAGACGCCTCTAGTGATAGGAGGGTCTTCCAGCATGAaatagatgttcagggagatgTGAGAGGAACTATCCAGCTCCTATTGGAAGCTCCAGCCTCCCCGCGCATGCAGCGTCGACCCAGCACCGAGGGAGACGTGAAGATGTCAATAAGGTCTCTGTATGACACTCAGGAGATTCAGGAACAAAGCCAgtctgagaaggaggaggtttTAAAGGGGGATGTTAAAGGCACAATAAAGTCATTGTTGGAGACAGCGAAGCGCGAAGCTCCTAAAATCAAAATTGGAGCATACAGGCGAGTCAAAACTCCTGTGAAGGCTGAGATCAAAGCGACCCCTGTAGCTACGACTCAGAGCGCTGACGCACAAAGAAACGTACAAAAGATAAGAACTGCTAATTCCTCGAAGACTGAGAATTCTACGGTGGAGAATCATTCTCACTCAACTCAatccacaatcagcacaaccgAATCTCAGACCACTCAGCAATCCGCTACCGTGGTAGAACACAAAACCATCACCCAGAACCACGACATCAAAACTTTGAAGACGGAGTTCCGCAATCTGAATTCAAATCGAAAGGGTTTCATCAAATTGGATAAAACCAAAGTTAAAAGGGGTGTTTATGTCCCCAAACCAACACTGCAAGAATCTGAtctgcctctgcccccccctcctccatcaatGTCTGAACACGATAACCAgtgccccacccctcccccacccatcaGCGAcattccccctcccccaactcccCCACCCGCTGTTGACTCTGAGCTGGATGCACTGCCCCCacctccttcaccccctcccgGCACCACAGAGCAagacttcctccccccccccccgtctcagcAGGAGCTCGACTCCATGCCTTCCCAGACGCCTCACCCCGCGCCGGCTAAAGCAACCAAAATGATCGTCAAGAAAGTCAAAGCTCCTGTGTTGCAGAAGGTCCCAAAGCTGGGGCCTCAAGTCCAGGTGCAGACGAATCGAATGGTTCAGTCGGCAACCAACACCACCACGGCCAGAACGTCAGTGGTGGAAACGAGCCAAAGTCAAACTGAGTCTGTGGGTCATTCATCAAAAACGATTTCCTCTGAAATCCCCATGCCACCTGTATCGCCACGCCCGCTGAGGAACGTTTGTGTCTCCCCAGTGAGATtcacacctcctccttcccctcctccttccattaAAGCCAAGTCTAACATGAGCAGATTCACCACACCATTGATAAAAGCAGAAGAAAAATATAGAAAGCTGAAAGACGATGATCCTTCACCAGCTATTCCAGGTCCCGTTTCTACATACGATTCAGTCACTGCTGAACCTGAGATGGTTTCCTCTGAGGGCGCAGGTACTGAGCAATCAAAGCAGAGCAGCGTAACATTTGATTTCACCCAGGAGATGGCTAAAAAGACTGTGACTAAAGTCCAATCAGACACAGTATCATCTGAATCATCCAAGCGAGTGAAAAATTCAGATACCCCCTCCAGCACGGCTTTGATTACTGCTGTAAATGTGAAAAATCTGCCAGATTCCACTGTTATTTCTTCAACTAAACAGCATATAGTCTCTAATCAGAGTTCAAAAGTTGCCTCTGTTCAGGAGATCACATCCTTTTCATCCTCAACACAACAGACATTCACGGAAATGAAACAGCAAACTGCTTCCAGCTCTTCCCAGCAGTCTCAGTCGATTGAAACAAACAAAGTCCAGACCTCGACCAGTGCTGTCACAAAAAACGATTCGATCCAAACAGACAAGAAAGAATTCAAAAATCTAAAAACAAAGGGTTCCGATAAATCTGGAGTGAAAAAGATAACCGAGAAGGCAGTTGCGTCTGTAAAGGTCACGGCAAAGTCAGAATTGAcaacagagaggaaggggaaagctGATAAATCCTTGCAATCTGAAGACAAAAAGATAAAAGATAATCTCCCTGTGGCTGAGAAGGTTGCTCATCCGCCaacaaaaacagaaaacacaatCACTGTGAAGAATGTAAAGATGGGAAAATCACCCCAATCTGAGAACAAAAAGATAAATGAAAATGAGAAagtacctaatcagccctccatAACTGTCACGGCCACACAGGAGGCTGTTGTCAACGCAGGAAATTCAGCACATAAGACAAGGAAGAGCATTAAACAAGACACGCAAGTGGAGATCAAAGATACAAGGCAGACAAGCGAGAGTGAAAAGGAAAAGGTGGTTGTGGAGAAAAGGGTGGAGAAAGTGGCCGAGCCTGGGGTCAAGCAGGACACCCAGACAGATCTCTCCGCTGCTCCAGAGGCCAAGGACAATCAACCTCCAGCGACTCCGACTCCCAAACGCAAGAAGAAGAAGTCCCGGAAACCAAACGGAGTGACACAGGCCGCCCCCGCAGAAGCAGCCGC ctctgtgtctgagAAGTCCTCCTCTGTGTCTGAGAAGTCCCCCTCTGTGTCTGAGAAGTCCTCCTCTGTGTCTGAGAAGTCCCCCTCTGTGTCTGAGAAGTCCCCCTCTGTGTCTGAGAAGTCCTCCTCTGTGTCTGAGAAGTCCCTCCAGAATCAGGAGGTCACGGTCATCCAGATGCACGCAGGCGTGAAGGAGGAGCATAGCAAGGTCCACAAAGAGGTTATAATCACGGAAAGTAAAGTTTATCAGAGTTTTCAACAACAGGAGACTGTTACTGTTCAAAAGCAAGTAAAAGCTTCTCAGAAAAAGAAAGGGGAAACAGGAGTGAAGTCTAAGGAGGGATGCAAGAATGTTGCAGTGAAAGTGACTGACAAGCCAGCACAACGCCAACCTGTTACAATGTCAACAGAGAGCACACGGGATGTTCAGAGACAAGCAGAAGTTCAAAAGTTAATCTCACACATAATTGAACTGCAGGGAGCTACAGGACAGATTGATTCCAAGTCTGTGAAGACTCTGCTCAATACAGTTCCTGAGTGGCTAATGGGCTCAGAGGAGAAAAGTGATTTGGAGGAAAAAGCAACTGAACATAATATGGAAAAACTGATAGAAATAGTACAGTATGTGAAGAAACTGACAGAGGCCACATTAACGTATTTAGAAGGCAAGGGCACTGTGGAGAAACATGAATGTGAGCAGGTGTCTGAAAAGATTGTTATTGGCGGGACAACACAGAGAATATCTAAAATAAGTATTGGCTCTGCGAAAGTTGAATGTCAGAAGAAGGTTGTAGAGAAGAAAAAGACTTCACATGAAAGCAAAAAGCAAGAGACGATCTCAGTGAAGCTAAGTGACCCCAGAACGCCCTCTCCATCATTAAAGATgcgccctccctcacccacatACATTACCATCGAGTCCGCACGGAGAACAGACTCCCCTCAGCGCgtaaccccctcacccaccccgcTGCACCGACCGGCCAcgcctcctacccccccccctcgcagGTCCGACACCCCGACGTCTCGCATCAACAgagtcaccccctcccccaccttcgACAGGGCGGAGAACTTGACTCGACTGAAGGACACCACAGCAAAGCTCTCCCGCGGAGTAACACCGCCTCCAATTTTGCCCCCCCAGCAAATCACAGAAAAGAAATCGGAAATTGTGGAATCTCCTGCTTCATTCCATCGGCAAATCAAAacagagacacatgtggtgAAACTGTCCGACACAGCAAGCGATAACACAtcggtgagggaggagagcgcTTGCTTTGTGGATGCTCAGAGGAGATTGGGTGtagacacagacaagccagcTGACCACCTGGAGCAGTTCACAGAGGGCAACGCCTCCTTCCGCCAAACTGATTCAGATGCTACAGCAGAGACGTCTGACTCATCGACTGTCATCACATCGGTGAGAGACAAGACAGAGTTTTTCGAAGAGGCTCGTAAAGCGAAGGTAAATAAGACCTATGTTCGGAAGGAGCCCATCGATATCCCAGAGCGCCTGGGCCCAGACACGGAGGAACCAGAGGCCGAACaccaagagaaagaggaggacctTCTCAAGGTGGACTTGTCAGGTCTGGTCAACAAATTCGAAACACCAGAAGAGAAAATCTACATTAGAAAGGAGCCTATTGTGATCGCAGACAGACTTGGGGCAGAGATGGAGAAGCCTGAGGCTGACTCAGAGAAATCAGAAAGTCTGGAGGACGAAATGCCAACATTTGACATCCGGACTATTAAAAATGTTTTTGAGCTTGGTGAAGCGAGCGCCGCGTTCAAagaggagaaaaacaaacaggagGAGTTGGAAACAGCATCAGGCAGTTCAAAGCAGGAGGGTCCtcaggggacagaggggagcTCCTGGCAgagcaccccctcccctcctcgacAGGATGAGGTGGAAACAAAGCCAGCTCAGCCAACAGGCTTTTCCGGGACAAAGTCAGTCACTGAACAGTTCTCAAGCGTCGATGAATTCGGCAACAAGACAGTCGGGTCACGTTGCATCACAACGGTCTCCCAGCACTCCAAGACCCTGTCTGCTTCGCCAGTGCCCGTCTACAAGACCCTGTCTGCTTCGCCAGTGCCCGTCTACAAGACCCTGTCTGCTTCGCCAGTGCCCGTCTACAAGACCCTGTCTGCTTCGCCAGTGCCCGTCTACAAGACCCTGTCTGCTTCGCCCGTGCCCGTCCCCTTCTCGTACGCTGACGCGGTCAAACGGAAAGCTCAGGAGCTGAAGGCCGCTGAGGCCCGTGCGGAAGCGTCCACGGAGGAGCTGCTCCAGAACTTCCACAAGACGTGGACGGAGAGCGAGAACGTTTTCAAGAGTCTGGGCTACAACGTctcagaggagagggcagcacACGTCGTTTCGCATCAGACCGTTACAACCG GTTCGAGTTCCCAAGTCGGagctgtgtactgtgtgtcgGAGGAGGGTCTATCCCATGGATGCTCTAATAGCGGACAGAAAAAAGTTCCATAA